In Leucobacter sp. CX169, a single genomic region encodes these proteins:
- a CDS encoding RsmB/NOP family class I SAM-dependent RNA methyltransferase, whose product MSGERRPSGGTHGQNGGYFNGGGRGGAQGGGPRGGNRRGGQQQAPKAWISGARLVAYDVLRDVEERDAYANLALPAKIRAANLDARDAALATELTSGTLRGQGRYDRIIEIAANRPIADIDPRTRNVLRLGVHQLLSMRVGAHAAVNESVELQRRVAVPQGAGFVNGVLRTVGRADPAEWDDRINDEAASPDESLAQRSSHPVWVLRALRAALTAEGRADELGALLEADNLPPRVSVAALPGQGFDADELTLEHAGLRASGPSPIGFELAGGDPISAIKAAGAADGTVRVQDQGSQLAALLLTRAKPVAPGERWLDLCAGPGGKTALLGAEAALGGATVRANEVSEHRADLVRRAVSAVSAHVDVVSHDGREDEAYGGADARFDRILVDAPCSGLGALRRRPEARWRKQPEELPPLRVLQAELLTAAARHLADDGVLAYVTCSPHIAETRTVVDRFLAKHPEFTELDARAIAQREARGELELAGEALSVQLWPHRNGTDAMFVSLLARR is encoded by the coding sequence GTGAGCGGTGAGCGGCGCCCGAGCGGCGGAACGCACGGCCAGAACGGCGGATACTTCAATGGCGGCGGTCGCGGCGGCGCGCAGGGCGGCGGCCCCCGCGGGGGCAACCGTCGCGGCGGTCAGCAGCAGGCGCCCAAGGCCTGGATATCGGGGGCGCGCCTCGTCGCCTACGACGTACTGCGCGACGTGGAAGAACGCGACGCCTACGCAAACCTTGCCCTCCCGGCGAAGATTCGGGCGGCGAACCTCGACGCCCGTGACGCCGCGCTGGCGACAGAGCTGACCTCGGGCACGCTGCGCGGTCAGGGCCGCTACGACCGGATCATCGAGATCGCGGCGAACCGTCCCATCGCCGACATCGATCCGCGCACCCGGAATGTCCTGCGCCTCGGCGTGCACCAGCTGCTCTCGATGCGGGTGGGTGCCCACGCTGCCGTGAACGAGTCGGTCGAGCTGCAGCGCCGCGTCGCGGTGCCGCAGGGCGCAGGCTTCGTGAACGGCGTACTCCGCACGGTCGGCCGCGCCGACCCCGCCGAGTGGGACGACCGCATCAACGACGAGGCGGCCTCGCCCGACGAGTCCCTCGCCCAGCGCTCCTCGCACCCCGTCTGGGTGCTGCGCGCCCTGCGCGCCGCGCTGACGGCGGAGGGTCGCGCGGACGAGCTCGGCGCCCTCCTCGAGGCCGACAACCTGCCGCCGCGCGTGAGCGTCGCGGCGCTGCCCGGCCAGGGCTTCGACGCCGACGAATTGACGCTCGAGCACGCGGGCCTGCGCGCCTCGGGCCCCTCGCCGATCGGATTCGAGCTCGCGGGCGGCGACCCGATCTCCGCGATCAAGGCCGCGGGCGCTGCAGACGGCACGGTTCGTGTGCAGGATCAGGGCTCCCAGCTCGCGGCGCTCCTCCTCACCCGAGCGAAGCCGGTCGCCCCGGGCGAGCGCTGGCTCGACCTGTGCGCGGGCCCTGGTGGGAAGACCGCGCTGCTCGGCGCCGAGGCCGCGCTCGGTGGCGCCACGGTCCGGGCGAACGAGGTCTCCGAGCACCGCGCCGACCTGGTGCGGCGCGCCGTCTCGGCCGTGAGCGCACACGTCGACGTCGTCAGCCATGACGGCCGCGAGGACGAGGCCTACGGGGGAGCGGACGCCCGCTTCGACCGCATCCTCGTCGACGCGCCGTGCAGCGGACTGGGCGCGCTGCGCCGTCGTCCCGAGGCGCGCTGGCGCAAGCAGCCCGAGGAGTTGCCGCCGCTTCGCGTGCTGCAGGCCGAGCTGCTGACCGCCGCAGCGAGGCACCTCGCCGATGACGGCGTGCTCGCCTACGTCACCTGCTCGCCGCACATCGCCGAGACCCGCACCGTCGTGGACCGCTTTCTCGCGAAGCACCCCGAGTTCACCGAGCTCGACGCACGCGCGATCGCCCAGCGCGAGGCCCGCGGCGAACTCGAACTCGCCGGCGAGGCGCTCTCGGTACAGCTCTGGCCGCACCGCAACGGCACGGACGCGATGTTCGTCTCCCTGCTCGCCCGCCGCTAG
- the rpoZ gene encoding DNA-directed RNA polymerase subunit omega, with protein sequence MANVNGIIDPPIDDLLSKVESKYALVIFASQRARQINDYYTDLHDGNLYDNVGPLVDSTVEDKPLSIALHEIVEGKLTMTARPE encoded by the coding sequence ATGGCCAATGTGAACGGCATTATCGATCCCCCCATCGACGACCTCCTGTCGAAGGTGGAATCGAAGTACGCGCTGGTGATTTTTGCGTCGCAGCGCGCGCGCCAGATCAACGACTATTACACCGACCTGCACGACGGGAACCTGTACGACAACGTCGGACCGCTCGTGGACTCCACGGTCGAGGACAAGCCGCTGTCGATCGCGCTGCACGAGATCGTCGAAGGCAAGCTGACCATGACGGCTCGTCCCGAATAG
- the metK gene encoding methionine adenosyltransferase, whose translation MTRLFTSESVTEGHPDKICDRISDTILDAMLEQDPGARVAVETLVTTGLVHVAGEVSTSGYVEIPQLVRDAVREIGYTSSEMGFDGNSCGVSISIGQQSPDIAEGVDASLETRLGLDDDDLSRQGAGDQGIMFGYACTETPELHPLPSWLSHRMAEKLAEVRRSGQLLELRPDGKTQVTVGYDGTRPVSIEAVVVSTQHSRDISQEALRAEVERLVIRPVLDLVELPSAHAELFINPAGPFVVGGPMGDAGLTGRKIIIDTYGGASRHGGGAFSGKDPSKVDRSAAYAMRWVAKHAVRAGLAERLEVQVAYAIGRAHPVGLYVEAFGTETVPLDRIESAIREVFDLRPLAIIRDLDLLRPIYAKTSAYGHFGRELPEFTWEATPRVAELRAAAGLDR comes from the coding sequence ATGACCCGCCTGTTTACCTCTGAGTCTGTGACCGAGGGGCACCCCGATAAGATTTGCGATCGCATCTCCGACACCATCCTGGACGCGATGCTGGAACAGGATCCCGGGGCCCGCGTCGCCGTCGAGACGCTCGTGACCACGGGCCTCGTGCACGTGGCGGGGGAAGTCTCGACCTCGGGGTACGTCGAGATCCCGCAGCTTGTGCGGGACGCCGTGCGCGAGATCGGCTACACGAGCTCGGAGATGGGCTTCGATGGGAACTCCTGCGGGGTCTCGATTTCGATCGGACAGCAGTCGCCCGACATCGCGGAGGGCGTGGACGCGTCCCTCGAAACCCGCCTCGGCCTCGACGACGACGACCTCAGCCGCCAGGGTGCGGGCGACCAGGGCATCATGTTCGGCTACGCGTGCACCGAGACGCCTGAGCTGCACCCGCTGCCGAGCTGGCTCTCGCACCGCATGGCCGAGAAGCTGGCCGAGGTTCGCCGTTCGGGCCAGCTGCTCGAGCTTCGGCCCGACGGCAAGACCCAGGTGACGGTCGGCTACGACGGCACCCGCCCCGTCTCGATCGAGGCCGTCGTGGTCTCCACCCAGCACTCGCGCGACATCTCGCAGGAGGCGCTGCGCGCCGAGGTCGAGCGGCTCGTGATCCGGCCAGTGCTCGATCTGGTCGAGCTGCCCAGCGCGCACGCCGAGCTCTTCATCAACCCGGCCGGACCGTTCGTCGTCGGTGGCCCCATGGGCGACGCGGGCCTCACCGGTCGCAAGATCATCATCGACACCTACGGTGGTGCCTCGCGGCACGGCGGCGGCGCGTTCAGCGGCAAGGACCCCTCGAAGGTCGACCGCTCGGCCGCGTACGCGATGCGCTGGGTCGCGAAGCACGCGGTCCGTGCCGGTCTTGCCGAGCGCCTCGAGGTCCAGGTGGCGTACGCCATTGGTCGCGCACACCCGGTCGGACTCTACGTCGAGGCCTTCGGCACCGAGACCGTCCCGCTCGACCGCATCGAGTCGGCCATCCGCGAGGTGTTTGACCTCCGCCCGCTTGCGATTATTCGCGACCTCGACCTGCTGCGCCCGATCTACGCGAAGACTTCGGCCTACGGCCACTTCGGGCGCGAGCTGCCCGAGTTCACCTGGGAGGCGACGCCGCGGGTCGCCGAGCTGCGCGCTGCCGCCGGTCTCGACCGCTAG
- a CDS encoding methionyl-tRNA formyltransferase, with amino-acid sequence MRIVFAGTPEVAAPSLRALVAAGHEVLAVITREDAPLGRKRVLTPSPVADAAEALGLPVIKANTLGEAVTAQVAALAPDLGVVVAYGGLIREPLLSTPVHGWINLHFSDLPRWRGAAPVQRALMAGEQELGLTVFRLVAALDAGDVLTRGALTVPAGTSAGDALALLAEHGTASLLAAVEGLDSGALAGEPQVGETSYAHKLDRSHGHLDPRQPAAQILAHWAGVTPEPGATLETDGASLKVHAITLTSGASPAPGVVALVDGKAVLGTVDGIGLALDRVQPAGKPAMDGAAWLRGRGGSVVVA; translated from the coding sequence ATGCGTATTGTCTTCGCCGGCACCCCAGAGGTTGCCGCCCCCTCGTTGCGGGCACTCGTGGCCGCCGGCCACGAGGTGCTCGCCGTCATCACCCGTGAGGACGCGCCACTCGGCCGCAAGCGCGTGCTCACGCCGTCACCGGTCGCCGACGCGGCCGAGGCGCTCGGCCTGCCCGTGATCAAGGCGAACACGCTCGGCGAGGCGGTCACGGCGCAGGTGGCGGCTCTCGCGCCCGACCTCGGTGTGGTGGTGGCGTACGGCGGTCTGATTCGCGAGCCGCTGCTGAGCACGCCCGTGCACGGCTGGATCAACCTGCACTTCTCTGACCTGCCGCGCTGGCGGGGCGCCGCACCGGTGCAGCGCGCGCTCATGGCGGGCGAGCAGGAGCTCGGCCTCACGGTGTTTCGCCTCGTCGCCGCACTCGACGCGGGCGACGTGTTGACGCGTGGCGCGCTAACCGTGCCCGCCGGCACGAGCGCGGGTGACGCGCTCGCGCTGCTGGCAGAGCACGGCACCGCGTCGCTGCTCGCCGCCGTCGAAGGCCTCGATTCCGGCGCCCTGGCCGGCGAGCCGCAGGTCGGCGAGACAAGTTACGCCCACAAGCTCGATCGTTCACACGGTCACCTCGACCCGCGGCAACCCGCCGCGCAGATTCTCGCGCACTGGGCGGGCGTCACGCCCGAACCGGGCGCCACCCTCGAAACGGACGGAGCGTCACTCAAGGTGCACGCCATCACTCTCACCTCGGGCGCATCGCCCGCCCCCGGCGTCGTCGCACTCGTCGACGGCAAGGCAGTGCTCGGCACGGTCGACGGCATCGGCCTCGCGCTCGACCGCGTGCAGCCGGCCGGCAAGCCCGCCATGGACGGCGCAGCCTGGCTGCGCGGCCGCGGCGGATCGGTCGTGGTCGCGTGA